A window of the Lepisosteus oculatus isolate fLepOcu1 chromosome 14, fLepOcu1.hap2, whole genome shotgun sequence genome harbors these coding sequences:
- the LOC138243138 gene encoding uncharacterized protein isoform X2 → MAEQREGCHTETWGRSHRNASQPITRQETETQLWNYPKGPQRDLQKDRAWTSSLAAHIPHCSPLHTPPHPPPGTPAHPGLTPAALWRLREGLQVELKGLLQEEEIRVRTWAQNMISSIQLDCLALYNEVLPDFESEGAYAGLGTGIMKQDNYEEVKEALKSYFENTMARCDLSEVDKCFRQAAADLDLILQKYLGDVVAEVCE, encoded by the exons ATGGCCGAGCAGAGAGAAGGGTGTCACACCGAGACCTGGGGCAGATCCCACAGGAAC GCCAGCCAGCCAATCACCAGGCAGGAGACCGAGACCCAGCTGTGGAACTACCCTAAGGGCCCGCAGAGGGATCTGCAGAAGGACAGGGCATGGACCTCCTCCTTGGCAGCCCACATACCCCATTGCTCGCCCCTTCACACACCCCCTCACCCACCCCCTGGTACACCCGCTCACCCGGGCCTGACCCCAGCGGCCCTGTGGCGGCTCAGGGAGGGCCTGCAGGTCGAGCTGAAGGGGCTGCTCCAGGAGGAGGAGATACGGGTGCGGACCTGGGCTCAGAACATGATATCATCTATCCAGCTGGACTGCCTGGCGCTGTACAATGAAGTCCTGCCTGACTTTGAATCAGAGGGTGCATACGCGGGATTG GGCACAGGAATCATGAAGCAGGACAACTATGAGGAGGTGAAAGAGGCACTGAAATCCTACTTCGAAAATACAATGGCCAGGTGTGACTTATCTGAGGTGGACAAGTGCTTCCGCCAGGCTGCAGCTGACCTTGACCTTATTCTGCAGAAGTACCTGGGAGATGTTGTGGCCGAGGTCTGTGAATAG
- the LOC138243138 gene encoding uncharacterized protein isoform X1 translates to MAEQREGCHTETWGRSHRNVLTEVDVTLKGRRGATDTEALSKDSSSASQPITRQETETQLWNYPKGPQRDLQKDRAWTSSLAAHIPHCSPLHTPPHPPPGTPAHPGLTPAALWRLREGLQVELKGLLQEEEIRVRTWAQNMISSIQLDCLALYNEVLPDFESEGAYAGLGTGIMKQDNYEEVKEALKSYFENTMARCDLSEVDKCFRQAAADLDLILQKYLGDVVAEVCE, encoded by the exons ATGGCCGAGCAGAGAGAAGGGTGTCACACCGAGACCTGGGGCAGATCCCACAGGAAC GTCTTGACAGAGGTGGATGTGACCCTGAAAGGCCGGAGAGGGGCAACCGATACTGAGGCACTGAGCAAAGATTCTTCCAGT GCCAGCCAGCCAATCACCAGGCAGGAGACCGAGACCCAGCTGTGGAACTACCCTAAGGGCCCGCAGAGGGATCTGCAGAAGGACAGGGCATGGACCTCCTCCTTGGCAGCCCACATACCCCATTGCTCGCCCCTTCACACACCCCCTCACCCACCCCCTGGTACACCCGCTCACCCGGGCCTGACCCCAGCGGCCCTGTGGCGGCTCAGGGAGGGCCTGCAGGTCGAGCTGAAGGGGCTGCTCCAGGAGGAGGAGATACGGGTGCGGACCTGGGCTCAGAACATGATATCATCTATCCAGCTGGACTGCCTGGCGCTGTACAATGAAGTCCTGCCTGACTTTGAATCAGAGGGTGCATACGCGGGATTG GGCACAGGAATCATGAAGCAGGACAACTATGAGGAGGTGAAAGAGGCACTGAAATCCTACTTCGAAAATACAATGGCCAGGTGTGACTTATCTGAGGTGGACAAGTGCTTCCGCCAGGCTGCAGCTGACCTTGACCTTATTCTGCAGAAGTACCTGGGAGATGTTGTGGCCGAGGTCTGTGAATAG